TACTATAACTCACCGTTTTACTAGGAAAGGGTAAAGCGATATATAGATTCAAAAATGTCGTAAGGCAGACTTTCTCAGAAAAAAGAGACTGAAGATGCATCACTACAGTGTAACTCACTCCTCCGTATGTGATGTACTTTCCAAAACAAAAGAATGAATCTACTGTGAAGCTATACGGTAATTTTGTAACTGCTTTATCCTTAAGAGTTACTGCGTTCCATCGAGGGACATAGAGCGATATTAAGGTGGAGCATGCGAAGAAATAACAAATACAACAAATGCAATTTTGATGATAGAATATGTTGAAGACCGCAATTCAATAGAAAGTGTGTAACACTTCATTGGGAATCAAGCTACAACACAAATTCTGCAACGACAAATATGGACGCTGATGGACTCCATGTACTCTCGAGATATTTATGTATGTCATGGAAAATAACCACGTGAATTGAATTACATTGTGCTGCATGGCTTCTGttcattatccttttttttttcgcTATGATGTGTGCATGAAGGTTACTGATTTGAATGCAAATGCAATTTGCAGATAATTTTTAGGAACTCGTGAATTTCATTATGTGctttagttaattttatgtacAAAAAAGTAGTAGTAAGAATAAGGTTTACGCGACTGATCATGATAAGCTGGAAATTCGGGTCCTGGCAACAATTTTCATGTGACACATAGGAGGAGGGGATTAAGACGTCTAACGCTGTAAGTGGCAGGATTCTCGAAATTTTTGTTTCGTGCTCTGATTAGACAAAGATTAGGGTTTCCATTGTGTCCTTAAATCCGTTAAGATAAATGCCTGGCTAGTTTCTTTgtaaaggacacagccgatttccttcgccactctcacagaacatttattttttaaggacATTTTTTTGTAATGGAAATACTTCACAGTTGACAGAGAATTTCGGCATTTAAAATATTGTACGAAGCGGAAGTAAGTCTTCTGTTAAGTCTCAGATCTACTCAAGTCACTGCATTTAGACAAACATATACATGAAATGAGAAGGTTCAaattgccctttttttttttaatgtttgtttcgCTGAATAAAATCTTAACTCTAGATTGATAAACCCTATTAAAATTTAAGATTGCAGTGTGGtacaaaacaggacattttgtacttaattttatATGTAACATACCACTGGAGATCTAATAAATATAATTAACTAATGCGTAAGCTACAAATTAAGACTTCCCATGAATAAAATGTGGGGTAGTAAACTTTCGATGTAACATCTTCCTCCATTGGTGTCCTAGGGTTAATTTCGTACTTGAAACGCACAATGTGTCTGCTAATACGGCAATGGTTTTTAACACTTTTGTTACATCGTAAAAGTGCTATGGGGTGTGAAACGAAATACAAACTGACGAACTGCGACAAGTCATCAGACGATATTTAAAAGAAAGGCAAATTGTGTGTGATTCTCGTTTAGTCATGTGTGTGAATTATTATAGGCACTATTTCTAAAATATGAGCTCAGGAGGTAACAGTTACGCTATGAAGTTTCACAGCGTTTCTTCCCGTGAGCTACTGCAGCTTGTCGGTGCAATGAAGTGGCTACCAATACGTAAAGCAAACGTTTCACCTTTGTCTCTGACGTAATGCTACGTCACAAAGTGGTGGGGAGCGAGGGCGAGCAAGCGTTGGATCAAACTACAGATTCTCCAACAAGCCGCCTGTGACACCATATGCGCAGACTGGCTGCGCACTAGTCCTGTGCGTTGTCTGGATTCTTTGTGCCATTCTTGGCATACCAAAATCAGACTTACTCTTCATATTTACGGACCAAATACCGTCCTAATTTCAAGCAAACTCGCCGAGGAGGTGTGGAACTTTCCCTCTGGTAAGTAATTTATACGTTTACATCGTTTTAATACAGTACATGCAGTGTATATGTAGAAATACGAGCCAGAATGCTAGCAATGTGATCGCGATTCCTCCAATACTTTACATACTTGTCATGTTTGCCACTACAAACTTCCGGCGACGGTGAGATAGAGTGTACGGTGCGCCGCGGCAAAACGCACATTTGTGGTGTAACTAGATGATTTACTCAAAATATCGTGTGCTGTTTTGGTGTGTATTGATCGTACTGTAAGCAGTGTTAAGTGTGGTTAATAGGAGAGAAGTGAGAAACGTAAGGAAGAAAATTTCTAGCAGTTCGGCTGCTGATGCAAGAAAACGCGCTCTATCGCCGATCGTCGTCGCAGGCGTTTTATAATGTATTTATGTGATGTAGTCAGTATACATGTTACCGTGGTGTTATACTGAGCCTCGTAACGTTCAACAAGGTTAATTAATTTTTCTTACGAATAATGATATGTGTCAGCAACGAGCTAAGTGTATGTAAACCAGCTGGATTCAGCCAACGAATAAACAAGCAAGTATCATTTACATCATATAATATATTGATACTTAGAATACACGTTTAGTATGCAGCGATCGCTTTGTTTTCATTTATGCGTAGATTGCAGTTCGCTGAAACAATAGTAATTACTactaaaattatgaaaaatgtttttctttgattCGTGAAAGTTTTTTAGTTGTAAACGGAGTATATTTTCAGTGACATAACATGCAGTATTGTGTTCATCTTCGTTGTTTGTTTATTTACGTCCATAGAATTGTTTGGAACCGTGTTTTTGATAATGCTAAGCTATCATTGAGGGCTTTGAAAAGAATGTAATGATCTGAGATGTGATCGAAGTATTGACTAGCTTGTTTTCGTACATTCTGTTACCTTGTGTGCATTTTCCTCCAATTTTTGACATAAGTGAGCTACTGTACATGGCTTATGTAAATCATGTGTTTTGTTGACATTTCGAAATCTATTATTTTTGATAGCGAATACCTCAGTGTAattgtatttttccttttttattattaagcGGAATTTTCCTCTCATTCAACCTTTCGTAATCTTAAGTCAGTCTTCATCTTTACCCAAAAATATTAATCTTTTGAAATCTGTCACCATACGGTAACAAATACTAGTACGTGCGTACAGCAATTAGACGGATATTCTTGATTCTTTGACGCTTTCAGAACCCGTTGAGCAATTTATGCGTTTACCTTTTATCAGGATCAAAGCAACTTAAGGACTCTTGACTAGAATTGCTAAAGACTATAAAAATAGATTTGTCAGTATTGCTTTGCTATTACTGTTTTAGATCGTCAAATGATCTTTAGAAAGCATTGCCTTTTCGTGTAACAGCGCTTGAGAGACTTTGGCAAGCAGCACAACGCTTGCTCACCCAAGTTATCTTTAGATGTAAGCAAGCGCCAGCACAAGTTATTTTGGGAGGGGGCAAAGCTGAAACATAGTGTAACAAACAGAACAGCATGGCTGCATGATGCCGGGTCgagtccccctcccctcccacgcaACTTACAGCGCGCTTTGTTTTCTGCTCCCGGTTACTTCACAGGTTGCGCGTTGTGTGTCAAAACGCTAGGCGTGGCTCGATTTGTCGACGGACGTTCGCAACCCCAGTGTTTGCTTTCTGATACTAGTAGTCGTTTAGCGGCAGTATAAACTCATTTGTCCGCGAAATGCTGTACCGTTCTAGGAAGCATTAACGAGCGACACTCATTTCATGAACTTAAAACGAGTATTAACAACTGCTGACTTTATTCGACGCTATATCATTTGAGCGAAAATGCCAGTTGCCTCTTACCCGACAAAATACTGTTATTGTAAATGATTAAGGCACTTTCTGTCATTCGCGAGGGTAGAAACAACAGCACGGTGGGAATATAAACTTCATTCGCTTCGTTCCAAAACTCATTGTCAGCCAGTCTGAAACAATGAAGCCTGCAAACAATTTTGGTTTTCGTTATCATTACATTTCTCTGTGTGAACTGCACTGTAATATGATTTATAGCAACTGCCGTTTGCGAAGAACGTCTTAAcgtgaaaaacaaattaaaaaaatatgaggaACTAATCGGCGCGCGCgctctattgtgtgtgtgtgtgtgtgtgtgcacattattttgtacagtggaaaaatttgaactGTGTCCTAAGCCactaaataacagaacagtacagttTATATTCGCAGATTTGTAGAAGATATTTAAAAGATGCGAAGGTTGTTACACAATATAATTTTTGTTAATATGGTTTGTCGCATGCGTCTGTAATTCATACTGTACCTTGCACTAAATAatggtaataattattattaagtaGAGGTTGGCATAGTATCTACGTCATGGGTGAAATAAGTACTCTGTGTGAATCAAAGTTGTTGACAATGACAAAGGTAACACTGATGGATGTCCGTGTGATGCAGTTCTTACGTAATCTGCGTAGTCACTACATATGTGTTGTTCGTGTCGGTAATGTTAGAAAAGGTCGAACCGGTAGGTTGCGGAGCAGCAGAACACGGTCAGGGTATCTTTCGATCTGACCCATGTCTCATTTCTTGATAGGTGAACATGGAATAGAGTAAGGAATATACGCACTGTATAGACGTGCTACGCAATCGCCAAGGATGCCGAAAGCTGGAGGGGGATCGGTTTAATTCTGGGCGGAAATCTAAAAACACttcataaattgtttttaattcgtTGATGttatttgtgattttttcctcctGTCCAGCTGAATGTAAAAGCATTACTCTCAGACGTCAACCACCTAGGGCATTGCTAACAAATCTAGGAAACGTGCAAATTCCATGTATATGTGAAGTGTTGTATGCATGTTAAAAGTGATTTTGTTGTTGCTTCAAATTCAACTTAgaattttcaattctttcagtttctGTAAGCTTAAGTAGGAATTGTGTTATTTTAACATACTTTGGTGAATGAGTGGTTAGGGCGTCGAACTCTTGCGCCGAAGCTGACGGATTCAAATCCAACagaaactggatttttttttttttttttcaggctgaTTAACAATCCACTGCATGCTATGTCGCATGGGATACAGCCCTTAAAAGAACCTTGAATTATCTTCAGATTGCTTTAGACAGAATTCACGTCTCGTTACGAAAATGGTGTTTGGTGGCATAGAGACGGAATAGCGTTCATGAAAAAGCAGCCGTTGTACTTCAGTATGGTTACCAAACCAAATGATGGGTCATTACAATTGTTATATTATATTATGGAAATGTTATTACAAATAGAGTAGCGTTTTATTTAGTTTGTGGTTGGatggaggaggggaggagaggaatATACATGAGTATTGGGAGTAGGGATGAGCAAAAAACAGTAATAGTCTAGGTGCCAAAATACCTAGAGCCACCCTGACATGATGTGTAGAAATTCTCACAGATGGTTCGCCTCATTGTCACTAATGTTATACTCTGCATGTGCCAGCAATTCGAATTAAACCATAAAAGTAACTGTAACGCTCCCTTCCGTGGCTTGACAGACTCAAGAGTTTATGTGATGTCGAAAAGTTGAGTTTTATTAGTTTCATGCGGTAGTTTATAGAAgtcgtaaaaaaaaaataaaaaaaacaccacacCCTCCATGCCTAATAACTCACTGAAATCCTTCAGCAGTGTCCTTCAGATTGTTCCAAATTGTTTTAGAAGAAGGAGGCGCAGCTGGCTTTTCATCTATATGTTTTGCATAATTGTATTTGATGCCACGAATCCAGTACTCTCTCCATACATTCTTAAAGCAGGAATTGACAGTGCAAACAGtggtgaacaaaaataaaatataaataaaaattatattgttattTCGAACTTACTTAAAGAAGCCCTTCATTGCTTCTGCCGAAACGTTGCATGCTTTTAGTACTTAGAAGCTTATTGACGAATAGCGCACTTTAAAGAGATACATTAAACTTCTGTGCGAATCACCAGTAGCTGCAAACAGGAGAGTGATCGCCAACCTTGCTGTAGGTACACACTCATATAGAGGGGCCCAGAGAAATGTAGAAGCCAATATTAACGGAACTAAATggcataaaatttccatttttgcccgggggagggggggagaggttaTTTTGTGTTCAAAGTGAActccattagcagccaaacaacgtcgatgccgctgaactgttgaACGAACTACGGCCGTCACTTGCCGGTGTAATAGCCGCACAGACCGCCTCTTTGGTTTCTCGTAGCTCATTCAGTGTAGaaggcttctgttgataaacttcatttttcaaggtcccACATGGGTAGAAGCCAAGAGTTGTAAGGTCTGTAGACCGTGGTTGGTACTCAACATCTTCTCTTCGACCTAAccatcgtccaggtagattttcatccaagtaggctctgTCATCTCTGTGGTAAGCAggcggagcgccatcttgttgtaggaaaaatctttcatttccaaacacctctccgaTGGAGGTAAAATGTATGTTTTGCAACATATGAAGACACCTCACCAGTTACGGTATGTTCAAAGAAGACTAGGCCAATTAAACCTCGCAATGACAgatcacaccacacattaacaccagGTAGGTTAACATGTTTGTCCACATGAACTTGAGGATTTTCAGGTGCCCAATACATGCAACTTTAGCGATTTACAGTAACGTTCAGTTTAAATTGCGCCACCTCAGACCAGATAAGTATCCCTGCAAACCATTCTTCCTCACGAAGCTTCCCTTCAAACCACTCGCCGTACTCCATCCTTCAATCCGGGTTGTCTACTTTCATAGCGTGGAATGTAtgctttccactttgcagccttcagaattcgtcgtacgcGTGATGGGCTTACCTCACTTTCATGTGCACCCTGCTTCAAACATTTTTGAAGTGACGTAATAAAATGTTAGAACACAGCAGCGGCGGAAGCAGTacctgttgatttttttttttttttttttttttttttttttttttttttttttttttttttggtcggcgAGACCTTTCCTCATGAACGCGCTGAACAGTACCATCGGCTTCAAATTCATcccgaatacgataaattgttgcATGTTTTGGTGGCTAAGTTCCGTACACATTACGCCACTGCCGTTGTACCtccatgttttcgaacttccattaCCACTTCAGTACGGCCTTGTTTTGCGCAGATGACTGTCTTACTTCATCTAtagctgcactgtcatctgctgaaAAACGCACGCCAAGATCTGCTGAAAAAACAATGGACTATGCTACCGCCCAACTTTGCAACGACATGTCATTTTGTTCCAGaaatattaactatcaaagagGGTGTACATATTTCTGGACTCCTCTGTATTTATATCTTTTTCGGCAATTACTGGACCAGTTGTTTGCACGAGATATTGTGAATTATATTTCGACATTCTGGCAAAAGTTTGGATGACGTATGTAGCCTGCATTAGACCATGAGTTAAATTTTCTGGCGTATTTTGTGTTCCGGTATTTAAAAAAAAGGGCACAGTTTCGTTTTCTCTTgttctttgttttgttcttcacaACGTTGCTCTTTGCACCGCTGTTCTTGCTCTTTGCAGCGCTGTTCTTGCTCTTTGCAGCGCTGTTCTTGCTCTTTGCAGCGCTGTTCTTGCTCTTTGCAGCGCTGTTCTTGCTCTTTGCAGCGCTGTTCTTGCTCTTTGCAGCGCTGTTCTTGCTCTTTGCAGCGCTGTTCTTGCTCTTTGCAGCGCTGTTCTTGCTCTTTGCAGCGCTGTTCTTGCTCTTTGCAGCGCTGTTCTTGCTCTTTGCAGCGCTGTTCTTGCTCTTTGCAGCGCTGTTCTTGCTCTTTGCAGCGCTGTTCTTGCTCTTTGCAGCGCTGTTCTTGCTCTTTGCAGCGCTGTTCTTGCTCTTTGCAGCGCTGTTCTTGCTCTTTGCAGCGCTGTTCTTGCTCTTCGCAGCGCTGTTCTTGCTCTTCGCAGCGCTGTTCTTGCTCTTCGCAGCGCTGTTCTTGCTCTTCGCAGCGCTGTTCTTGCTCTTCGCAGCGCTGTTCTTGCTCTTCGCAGCGCTGTTCTTGCTCTTCGCAGCGCTGTTCTTGCTCTTCGCAGCGCTGTTCTTGCTCTTCGCAGCGCTGTTCTTGCTCTTCGCAGCGCTGTTCTTGCTCTTCGCAGCGCTGTTCTTGCTCTTCGCAGCGCTGTTCTTGCTCTTCGCAGCGCTGTTCTTGCTCTTCGCAGCGCTGTTCTTGCTCTTCGCAGCGCTGTTCTTGCTCTTCGCAGCGCTGTTCTTGCTCTTCGCAGCGCTGTTCTTGCTCTTCGCAGCGCTGTTCTTGCTCTTCGCAGCGCTGTTCTTGCTCTTCGCAGCGCTGTTCTTGCTCTTCGCAGCGCTGTTCTTGCTCTTCGCAGCGCTGTTCTTGCTCTTCGCAGCGCTGTTCTTTGTGTGTTATAAAAGCAGGAGAGCCGAACTCAGTTCCACCAGCTCCCGATCGTTCATTTTGTGGCAGTAGTGTGGCTCCGTGTAAAAACTTCTGGCCCGGAAATATATTGCCAGGCATCAGTGGCCGGTGATGTCGTACATGTGGCTGCTATTCGTGTGAACACCATGTTGCTTGACAAGATTGTCAGGCTATATCTTCGGCAATATACAGTTTTCGTGGCAGTGTAAACATACATTGAGGCGTGAATACAGGTTGTAACAATCGTTACCAGTAGTAATCACCCTGAGCATAAGTGTGTGTCGCATGGTTAGATGAACTTCTGCGGAGTGCGGAACATTCAGATGTGCTTGGATGTTCAGCAATCGTGCATTGTTTACAAGTTGTCTTTCGCCAAAAGTTTCTCGTTTACTGATCATGTTTTGGGTTTCCGTTCCTCAGCCGGTAAAAACGGGACACTTCACTTTGGTGGCTGTCCGTCCGTGTGCCCATCCGCTACGACTCCATCATCTCAGAAAAAGGGTAGACCTATTgggttgaaatttgtgtcaaacaCTAGGGTCTACCATCTCtgggcggtgtaaaaaatttaagcttctaagtcagttcagTCAAAAGATGTAGCTGTTATCAGAACCTGCAGATGAACTACTATAGACATTGTCCAAATTAATTTTCTACGGTACTCACAGGGCGCGACCCTCACTCGCACTTGTCCGGTTTTTTAAACAAACGTTGGTGCCTTCTTCGATAAATTATAATAGCAGTAAAATGAAGTCTCCATTGGTTCGAACTGTAGCAAGGGGTCTGTAGCACGAAACCACGACCCCGAAGCACAGCGCATTCGTTGTGCCCCATTTTCTCTAATAAAGAAATATGACTTTCAAATTCGTCTGCAGCTGGAGGAGGACATGTTTTGTTTGCAGGCTGACACGGCGTGCTCTCCTGCTGTGCGTGTTGCAGCGATACCATGGGCAACTTTAAGACGATCTGATACGACCCCACTTGCGAGGGTTACTGTTGCTTTGCAGCCCATTACACTGCCCAGTCTGCACTACAGTGTTACAAATCAGCTTCCTTCAGTCGCACATTGTGGCGCCTGTGTAACAATGGATACTGAGGTTTACTGTTTTGACTGGGGCGAATTATCCTCATCTTTGTAACGAATTGTTTTTCCATGCTTATTAGACCCGAATGGGTGCCCCCATCTGTAATGGTGAGAAAagttccaaaagtaattattcataTGCGTTTGAACGCAACGGAAATGTAGTATTCATCATATATACTGTGACACACTTGTGTGTCACCGTCTCGCGTGTAAACTAAAGCAAAACATGTTTATTGCTTAGCTTTATAATATGAGGAAGTAGTACTACCTTTGGTACATTAATAGTCCCCAATCAAATTTTCACGTGTTCACTGAGCGGGAGCCTAGGGTCACAGAAGGACGCGAAGTTTGTGCTTAAATTTTTCAACGTTTATGTCAATCAAAACAGTTATTGCAATGCTTCAGTTTTATATGGATGCATAACAAGAAATAATCCGTTATGATATATTGAATGTTTCAAACTCTACTCTTAGAAGTATGAATATAAATCCCAAAACCTCTGATTGACGTAGACACTGGGGCAGGGATgtcacaaatattaaaatattccaGGCCACCATGCCGTAGTtagatgaaaactttgtggaacatTCCTTGCTTTGTACTCAAAGTAAGTTCAAGCATTGAAGTGTGTGTTTTTCGGACATGTGGTCGTAAAGCGGTCACATATCTTTGGAAATAACGATCTGTGTACAGACAGAAGCTGTCTTCGATTATCTAAAGATGGCCTAGAACGCGAAAAGCTGATCACAacgaaatataaaattaataatgtgGAGCATGAGTGGTTTATATATCTGTATATAATACGTCGTCCAAGAGGAGGCGGAATACTcgataaatgtctttttgtgcctCTTAAAAATTAAGGACTCGGCTTGATACCGGCTGTGTATTCCAGAGGAAGCAATTGTGATGAGCCATGCTTCTATGTTAAGTTGTTGTCTCACGTTAACCAAGAAAATGCTTCAACTACAAAACAATATTGACATATATTACTTCTTTGTTCCGCCCCATGTCAGTTACTGAGCTCTAAAGTTCAATTACATCCCGACGGAACTTGTAAATAGCGAACTGTTATGTACTCCTTTTCGATTTCTTACCGCCCCCTGATACCGCTTTTCTGGGTGTTTGAATAAAATGCCtaaaggtttgtgtgtgtgtgtgtgtgtgtgtgtgtgtgtgtgtgtgtgtgtgtgtgtgtgtgtgttttctatctgAAATGAGCTCGTAATATAGTCGCTGCTATTACCTTTCAAGTAATTCTCCCCCTTTCTGCTGCCCACCAATAGCGGAAAATGACCGCAGTTCCGACTTCTTTGTCTTCTGCATTAAATAGCTTCGTCAGGCGaacagaggacgtgctactcgttTCTAAATTTGTTTTTCCACATAAAAGCTTAAAAAGTCAAAAATGAGTCATATCAATAAAAAACATCGTTTTAAATGTAGCGAGCTGTATTTCAGTCGCCTTGCCCTTGGCGTAGCTTTATAAACTTTTACTGTTTTCTATGTCTTGTGTTTATATGAGCGACGCAAGAACTTAAACTGTTTTGGTGGATTTTGTACGGATGATATACAACAAGTTGCTTTTTGGATTTGGTTAAGATTTATCGTACCATTAACTAGTTTTAAAGCCATTGCAGGCTCATCAGATAGAAGTATTTCGGGAACATATTACTTTATGGACCCGTGTGCAGCCAGACCGTAGGGTCGTGATGCTGGCAAAAATAACGGAAATTTGAACGAAACGGAAAAAATCGTTATGTTTCATAACACTTGTATCTTTGTGTCCACAACAAATTAATTTCTCTAATGTGCGTTTTAGTTTGTTGTACACCCAAACATACAGTATTTAGGGGCACTTGGTATGTGTGTGCTCGATATTACCCTGCGTGGAAGACATGGATAACCATGTGTAGCTGTAGGTGGGTACATGAATTGAGCTTATGCTGGTGGAAATATAACAGTATAaaataataaagaacaaaacaGGTACAAGTAAACTAGAAGAGTGGAAGAGCTGAAAGCGTACATGGCAGTCTTTATCGGAAAGGCGTTTGATGCGTAGTTTTCCCCTGTAGGACGGAATGAAGCTTCACATTATTTGTGTGTCAATAGAGATAATATATTATTGTGATAATCAGCTAAAGGGTGGTGTTTCAGCACGCTTCTTGGTTGTTCCTTACATAATGAGTAATGGTGGCGTGTACAACTGTGTTGCTGCGGAGTCACTTAAACCACTTCACTTGAAGGAGACACAGCGTTTGTGGTACTTCCGGCTACAGTACGCCACATTTTGAAAAAGTGTATCCAGTTTGCACATCAGGGCAGTATAAGGTTCGGCCTCTGTTTTGAGTGATGACAATATACCGTATAATTGCTAGTTTTTTTATCTTGTCCCAGCTATCAAAAGCGATGTtggtgttgtcgtcgtcgtcgtcgtcgtcgttgttgtttcgGTCATAAGCTCTTACGATGGTTTATGCATTTCATTTGTTGATTGCTATCTACTCTTGTCTTCATTTGAATATAACTGCTGCATCCTGCAGCATCATTTACCAGCCTCATGTATTCATATCTATGTTTGTCCCTGTGAGTCTTTCCCTCCACCATCCCTTCAGCTACGTTTTCAGAAACGACATATGCCGTAATACGTCCCCAACTGTTCTCTCTCTTCGTTTCATCACATTCTTTATTACACATTTTTCTCGGTTACCTATTGCATGACGTCTTAATTCCTTACTTGTCAGTCCATCAGATATCAGTCACCTCATTTAACACATCATTTCAACGGCTTCTCTTTGTTTCATTGCTGTCTTACCCATTTTCCGTGTTTTGCAGGCTTAATCTTTTTTGATGTCAAGGTTTATGTATGTCAGCAGCTGCTTCTTTATTCTTTTAAAACCAATTTGCTGTGCGGAATCATTGCTACTAGTATTTCTTGCATCTTCATCTTAATATTGTGTTGTATAGATGCCAAACGTCGTCCTTTTCTTACTTGAATACTACAAACTCTTAAATATTGCTGTGCGGACAGAGCAGGAGTCACTCTTACTTCTTTAAAGTCATCTACTAACGATCTCGTGTGTCGGTTACTAGGATAAAAGTTGGTTTGAACGCTACAGATGTGGTATATTTGTAGATGGTATACTCTTGTCCTTTTAGATTTTCGTACTAGTCCATATGGCCTGTTATCGGCGACCTACTGTTAGATAAGGGAAATGACTTCTTCCATACGCAGGGAGTATTTCCATCAATGAGTCACATTGAGAGggggattttttttgggggggggggagagcttcaAGCTTTCTAAGTCATTTCATATCCAACAAAATGAGATATTAAGTCATCAGATATTAAGTAATAGATTCGAAAATAATGCAGAACCCGTGTTCTATGTGCTTTCATTTGTGTATAACATAGCAACGTAAAAATATACCCGGTGTCCTCGATAACGAGAGCTGCTGTTGAAACTGTTAACAACGTGTAATTCGTGAAATCCTCAAGTATCTCTTAATTTTTGCCTCGCCCATTAAACACATTAATGCATATACCATGAAATCACATTGTCGTTAGTTTTTTGGCGGAATTTAGGAACACCTATTCCTTGTCACCGACATTTAGTACCATCCATTAtcgatgtggaacactgcgactgtcgtGAATAAAGGTTTGCACAAGTTACTGCAGTCAGTGGCGCCTTTGTTTTATTCATCAAT
The nucleotide sequence above comes from Schistocerca piceifrons isolate TAMUIC-IGC-003096 chromosome 7, iqSchPice1.1, whole genome shotgun sequence. Encoded proteins:
- the LOC124709034 gene encoding golgin subfamily A member 6-like protein 22, with translation MHESAFEAPGVKTKLARGGLSKRLSTWLGEDQQRCEEQEQRCEEQEQRCEEQEQRCEEQEQRCEEQEQRCEEQEQRCEEQEQRCEEQEQRCEEQEQRCEEQEQRCEEQEQRCEEQEQRCEEQEQRCEEQEQRCEEQEQRCEEQEQRCEEQEQRCEEQEQRCEEQEQRCEEQEQRCEEQEQRCEEQEQRCEEQEQRCKEQEQRCKEQEQRCKEQEQRCKEQEQRCKEQEQRCKEQEQRCKEQEQRCKEQEQRCKEQEQRCKEQEQRCKEQEQRCKEQEQRCKEQEQRCKEQEQRCKEQEQRCKEQEQRCKEQEQRCKEQPNCNLRINENKAIAAY